In the Besnoitia besnoiti strain Bb-Ger1 chromosome XII, whole genome shotgun sequence genome, one interval contains:
- a CDS encoding hypothetical protein (encoded by transcript BESB_022700), with protein sequence MMRLLLPFHIIACTLTSAGWYVAASPEGTDPEELPVLAPGSVPEAGSIYGDDGDSPVPSGGVVVDAEFHPPSKERRIDEDEAGELSDVNTHEARFGSVSSDPSVTGEESNFSLPTENAQELGAFHSEFTESNDLDRGALLPQRRETVGAAPISETPNLQHSGKGDTVSLLPEESLGAATSHDLSADDIDANHKVPATRFSETVTETSPAPLTTDESASRGAGNSSLFPEKFETTELVPEWLTEQHEDGPGSKASPPLEDILSSSAVHALPTVASDSGDGISASLLKENSGRDTDTLWHRDPPDDGSPTLISLTGAPPHVDPDDNHDKPHARLTKTEGRLPSADVLAPTHHHATHTHLQRNTDDTDGHLAGLPSEQLETLERANDLLSGAEERDLPLLHADHEHHIAAPHQPEVESREPSDEMMTTSHHHEPPRSHADLEPHTAASHQSELKSQEPGTDLLPPSHHHLPLQRSTDNVDGRLAGLPSEQLETLERANDLLSGAEERDLLRLHADHEHHIAASHQPEVESREPSDEMMTTSHHHEPPRSHADHEPHTAASHQSELKSQEPGTDLLPPSHHHLPLQGSTDKVDGHLGGLPSEQLETLERANNLLSGAEERDLLRLHADHEHHIAASHQPEVESREPSDEMMTTSHHHEPPRSHADHEPHTAASHQSELKSQEPGTDLLHPSHHHLPLQGSTDNVDGRLAGLPSEQLETLERANDLLSGAEERDLLRLHADHEHHIAASHQPEVESREPSDEMMTTSHHHEPPRSHADHEPHTAASHQSELKSQEPGTDLLPPSHHHLPLQGSTDNVDGRLGGLPSEQLETLERANDLLSGAEERDLLRLHADHEHHIAASHQPEVESREPSDEMMTTSHHHEPPRSHADHEPHTAASHQSELKSQEPGTDLLPPSHHHLPLQGSTDNVDGRLAGLPSEQLETLERANDLLSGAEERDLLRLHADHEHHIAASHQPEVETREPSAEMMTTSHHHEPPRSHADHEPHTAASHQSELKSQEPGTDLLHPSHHHLPLQGSTDNVDGRLAGLPSEQLETLERANDLLSGAEERDLLRLHADHEHHIAASHQPEVESREPSDEMMTTSHHHEPPRSHADHEPHTAASHQSELKSQEPGTDLLPPSHHHLPLQGSTDNVDGRLGGLPSEQLETLERANDLLSGAEERDLLRLHADHEHHIAASHQPEVESREPSDEMMTTSHHHEPPRSHADHEPHTAASHQSELKSQEPGTDLLPPSHHHLPLQGSTDNVDGRLAGLPSEQLETLERANDLLSGAEERDLLRLHADHEHHIAASHQPEVETREPSAEMMTTSHHHEPPRSHADHEPHTAASHQSELKSQEPGTDLLPPSHHHLPLQGSTDNVDGRLAGLPSEQLETLERANDLLSGAEERDLLRLHADHEHHIAASHQPEVESREPSDELLNRSLDHDDLVAMASMEGKGGGVRGSVRAKHLPGNAVKPDLRFEPPAAGPVAGEASTQHFINQEGHSPLSASDEAADYGVPCSHKGVRSNAPTLGEPLSPVSSVQCVQECGTLDKCTHFTYSLPSQTCFLKASKPVLHESDGNVTVLRSCDTSCFENGVSYEDAPDAAPPVDAATGIDCLSACIAEPKCKVFTFIESKGKCLLKGAEFSLHRRTGMEGSLSGPAEFCDQGGNLDTLEREDKETHCIRADIGSLSDDIAPKVRLPTIAACAEHCRTTLDCTHYTYNVETTFCYLKGGRLNLYARAGDRTGARTCDMHCVEAGVTYDEGEEAAAAMQTDTASDCQVICAAEFMCKAFYWTGEDRMCHLMKRNFANSKKTGVRGAVAGPHLFCDARITLAQVEERDKDYGCIRYGGVGSAAEPVAPEVKVFDAEECMVQCQARSDCTHFTFDTATNICALKGGAPQFRNYDGHVTGPRTCNSSCYVKEVSYIGGAAALAPVEAEFPTDCQAICASETACQVFTWDNSEKKCYFIGPGFSRFKKEGMKNAVSGPGVLCGAGGDLRELERLDKDCGCVSTGEFGSTADNMEDAKVADSVHSCMQRCQGMEKCTHFTFNVVSRLCYLKQDKMELIPHSGLRTGPRSCDSSCFWNGVAYGTQLLVQSPSQTRTPNDCQALCASDPLCKVFFWLASTEKCYLKGIGFSRSKRTDVDGAIAGPRDFCDFDTSLRELEEADASASVDCIQEERVLPNSPDYRPQLACIHSGDVGSKTPTIGSVQNAESVEECQNRCQQTKGCIHFTYNSHSESCHLKATRPQLYKHGGDLTGSRTCDTRCLKKGIDYRGAPEVAEAFFTTLASDCQVACAAEPKCKVFSFYLVTSMCRLRGSGFSRYRVEDAPYVISGPKEFCDEGGNLKELEEEDASPKNPSEHRSA encoded by the coding sequence ATGATGAGACTTCTACTGCCATTTCATATCATCGCGTGCACCCTTACCAGCGCGGGTTGGTATGTAGCGGCCAGCCCCGAGGGCACAGATCCTGAGGAGCTGCCCGTTCTCGCTCCCGGGTCGGTGCCGGAGGCCGGCTCAATTTATGGGGATGATGGCGATTCCCCCGTACCATCAGggggcgtcgtcgtcgacgcAGAGTTTCACCCGCCGTCGAAGGAACGACGTATTGACGAAGATGAGGCTGGTGAGCTTTCAGATGTGAACACACATGAAGCTCGTTTCGGATCAGTATCCTCTGATCCATCCGTTACTGGAGAAGAAAGCAATTTCTCTCTGCCAACAGAGAATGCTCAAGAACTAGGCGCGTTTCATTCAGAGTTCACTGAAAGCAATGATCTCGATCGGGGAGCGCTGTTGCCACAACGACGCGAGACTGTCGGCGCTGCTCCCATCAGCGAGACGCCAAACCTGCAGCACAGTGGCAAGGGTGACACGGTTTCCTTGCTGCCTGAAGAGAGTTTGGGCGCGGCCACCTCTCACGACCTGTCGGCTGACGACATTGACGCAAATCATAAAGTGCCGGCAACTCGATTTAGTGAGACCGTGACTGAAACGTCACCCGCCCCGCTGACGACCGACGAGTCTGCCAGCAGGGGTGCTGGCAATTCATCGTTATTTCCTGAGAAGTTTGAGACTACTGAATTGGTTCCAGAGTGGCTCACTGAGCAGCACGAGGACGGTCCCGGCAGCAAAGCCTCACCGCCACTGGAAGATATTCTGAGCTCTTCGGCAGTTCATGCACTGCCGACTGTAGCCTCTGACAGCGGTGATGGCATTTCTGCCTCACTACTGAAGGAGAATTCCGGTAGAGACACCGACACTCTGTGGCATCGTGACCCTCCCGATGATGGTTCGCCAACCTTGATATCGTTGACAGGCGCACCGCCGCATGTAGACCCTGACGACAATCACGACAAGCCCCACGCACGCCTAACGAAGACAGAGGGTCGGCTACCGTCCGCTGACGTGCTGGCTCCTACCCACCACCAtgcgacacacacacatctaCAACGCAACACCGACGACACGGACGGACACCTTGCCGGGTTGCCGTCGGAGCAGCTAGAGACTCTGGAACGGGCCAACGACTTGTTGAGTGGGGCGGAAGAGCGTGACCTTCCGCTTCTGCATGCTGACCACGAACACCATATTGCGGCACCCCACCAGCCGGAGGTGGAGAGTCGGGAGCCCTCCGACGAGATGATGACCACTTCACATCATCATGAACCGCCACGTTCGCATGCTGACCTCGAGCCGCATACTGCGGCATCGCACCAGTCGGAGCTGAAGAGTCAGGAACCCGGGACGGACTTGCTACCTCCTTCACATCATCATCTCCCGCTGCAAAGAAGCACCGACAACGTGGACGGGCGCCTTGCCGGGTTGCCGTCGGAGCAGCTAGAGACTCTGGAACGGGCCAACGACTTGTTGAGTGGGGCGGAAGAGCGTGACCTTCTGCGTTTGCATGCTGACCACGAACACCATATTGCGGCATCGCACCAGCCGGAGGTGGAGAGTCGGGAGCCCTCCGACGAGATGATGACCACGTCACATCATCATGAACCGCCGCGTTCGCATGCTGACCACGAGCCGCATACTGCGGCATCGCACCAGTCGGAGCTGAAGAGTCAGGAACCCGGGACGGACTTGCTACCTCCTTCGCACCATCATCTCCCGCTGCAAGGAAGCACCGACAAAGTGGACGGGCACCTTGGCGGGTTGCCGTCGGAGCAGCTAGAGACTCTGGAACGAGCCAACAACCTGTTGAGTGGGGCGGAAGAGCGTgaccttctgcgtctgcatgctgACCACGAACACCATATTGCGGCATCGCACCAGCCGGAGGTGGAGAGTCGGGAGCCCTCCGACGAGATGATGACCACTTCACATCATCATGAACCGCCGCGTTCGCATGCTGACCACGAGCCGCATACTGCGGCATCGCATCAGTCGGAGCTGAAGAGTCAGGAACCCGGGACGGACTTGCTACATCCTTCTCACCATCATCTCCCGCTGCAAGGAAGCACCGACAACGTGGACGGGCGCCTTGCCGGGTTGCCGTCGGAGCAGCTAGAGACTCTGGAACGGGCCAACGACTTGTTGAGTGGGGCGGAAGAGCGTgaccttctgcgtctgcatgctgACCACGAACACCATATTGCGGCATCGCACCAGCCGGAGGTGGAGAGTCGGGAGCCCTCCGACGAGATGATGACCACGTCACATCATCATGAACCGCCGCGTTCGCATGCTGACCACGAGCCGCATACTGCGGCATCGCACCAGTCGGAGCTGAAGAGTCAGGAACCCGGGACGGACTTGCTACCTCCTTCGCACCATCATCTCCCGCTGCAAGGAAGCACCGACAACGTGGACGGGCGCCTTGGCGGGTTGCCGTCGGAGCAGCTAGAGACTCTGGAACGGGCCAACGACTTGTTGAGTGGGGCGGAAGAGCGTgaccttctgcgtctgcatgctgACCACGAACACCATATTGCGGCATCGCACCAGCCGGAGGTGGAGAGTCGGGAGCCCTCCGACGAGATGATGACCACTTCACATCATCATGAACCTCCGCGTTCGCATGCTGACCACGAGCCGCATACTGCGGCATCGCACCAGTCGGAGCTGAAGAGTCAGGAACCCGGGACGGACTTGCTACCTCCTTCCCACCATCATCTCCCGCTGCAAGGAAGCACCGACAACGTGGACGGGCGCCTTGCCGGGTTGCCGTCGGAGCAGCTAGAGACTCTGGAACGAGCCAACGACTTGTTGAGTGGGGCGGAAGAGCGTgaccttctgcgtctgcatgctgACCACGAACACCATATTGCGGCATCGCACCAGCCGGAGGTGGAGACTCGGGAGCCCTCCGCCGAGATGATGACCACGTCACATCATCATGAACCGCCGCGTTCGCATGCTGACCACGAGCCGCATACTGCGGCATCGCACCAGTCGGAGCTGAAGAGTCAGGAACCCGGGACGGACTTGCTACATCCTTCTCACCATCATCTCCCGCTGCAAGGAAGCACCGACAACGTGGACGGGCGCCTTGCCGGGTTGCCGTCGGAGCAGCTAGAGACTCTGGAACGGGCCAACGACTTGTTGAGTGGGGCGGAAGAGCGTgaccttctgcgtctgcatgctgACCACGAACACCATATTGCGGCATCGCACCAGCCGGAGGTGGAGAGTCGGGAGCCCTCCGACGAGATGATGACCACGTCACATCATCATGAACCGCCGCGTTCGCATGCTGACCACGAGCCGCATACTGCGGCATCGCACCAGTCGGAGCTGAAGAGTCAGGAACCCGGGACGGACTTGCTACCTCCTTCGCACCATCATCTCCCGCTGCAAGGAAGCACCGACAACGTGGACGGGCGCCTTGGCGGGTTGCCGTCGGAGCAGCTAGAGACTCTGGAACGGGCCAACGACTTGTTGAGTGGGGCGGAAGAGCGTgaccttctgcgtctgcatgctgACCACGAACACCATATTGCGGCATCGCACCAGCCGGAGGTGGAGAGTCGGGAGCCCTCCGACGAGATGATGACCACTTCACATCATCATGAACCTCCGCGTTCGCATGCTGACCACGAGCCGCATACTGCGGCATCGCACCAGTCGGAGCTGAAGAGTCAGGAACCCGGGACGGACTTGCTACCTCCTTCCCACCATCATCTCCCGCTGCAAGGAAGCACCGACAACGTGGACGGGCGCCTTGCCGGGTTGCCGTCGGAGCAGCTAGAGACTCTGGAACGAGCCAACGACTTGTTGAGTGGGGCGGAAGAGCGTgaccttctgcgtctgcatgctgACCACGAACACCATATTGCGGCATCGCACCAGCCGGAGGTGGAGACTCGGGAGCCCTCCGCCGAGATGATGACCACGTCACATCATCATGAACCGCCGCGTTCGCATGCTGACCACGAGCCGCATACTGCGGCATCGCACCAGTCGGAGCTGAAGAGTCAGGAACCCGGGACGGACTTGCTACCTCCTTCGCACCATCATCTCCCGCTGCAAGGAAGCACCGACAACGTGGACGGGCGCCTTGCCGGGTTGCCGTCGGAGCAGCTAGAGACTCTGGAACGGGCCAACGACTTGTTGAGTGGGGCGGAAGAGCGTgaccttctgcgtctgcatgctgACCACGAACACCATATTGCGGCATCGCACCAGCCGGAGGTGGAGAGTCGGGAGCCCTCCGACGAGTTGTTGAATCGTTCACTCGATCATGATGACCTGGTTGCTATGGCATCGATGGAGGGTAAAGGCGGCGGGGTGAGGGGCTCAGTACGAGCTAAACATCTGCCTGGAAATGCGGTCAAGCCAGACCTACGCTTCGAGCCTCCCGCAGCTGGACCTGTTGCCGGCGAGGCGTCGACACAGCACTTCATTAATCAGGAGGGGCACAGTCCTCTTTCAGCATCTGATGAGGCTGCAGACTATGGTGTGCCCTGTTCGCACAAAGGTGTGAGGTCAAACGCTCCCACCCTAGGGGAGCCTTTATCTCCAGTCTCATCCGTTCAGTGCGTGCAGGAGTGTGGCACTCTTGACAAGTGTACTCACTTCACGTACAGCCTGCCATCTCAAACTTGTTTCCTGAAGGCCTCCAAGCCTGTTCTTCACGAATCTGATGGAAATGTGACGGTTCTGAGGAGCTGTGATACTAGTTGCTTTGAGAACGGGGTGTCATACGAAGATGCGCCTGATGCTGCGCCCCCCGTGGACGCAGCCACCGGAATCGATTGCCTTTCTGCGTGTATTGCAGAACCCAAATGCAAGGTTTTTACCTTCATCGAGTCGAAGGGTAAATGCTTGTTGAAAGGAGCTGAGTTTTCGTTGCACAGAAGAACTGGTATGGAGGGTTCGTTGTCGGGGCCGGCAGAGTTTTGCGACCAAGGCGGGAACCTGGACACGCTGGAACGCGAGGACAAAGAGACTCATTGCATTCGTGCGGATATTGGCTCTTTGAGTGATGATATTGCTCCGAAAGTGCGGCTGCCCACAATCGCAGCATGCGCAGAACACTGTAGAACTACACTGGACTGTACACACTATACATACAACGTTGAAACGACTTTCTGCTATCTAAAGGGTGGCCGGTTGAATTTGTATGCACGCGCGGGTGACAGGACGGGAGCCAGGACTTGTGACATGCACTGCGTGGAAGCAGGGGTGACGtacgacgagggagaagaggcggcggcggcgatgcAAACTGATACCGCATCAGACTGCCAGGTGATCTGTGCTGCGGAATTCATGTGCAAAGCGTTCTATTGGACTGGGGAGGACCGGATGTGTCATCTTATGAAACGCAATTTTGCGAATTCTAAGAAAACCGGCGTGCGTGGAGCAGTTGCCGGACCGCACTTGTTTTGTGACGCAAGAATCACACTGGCACAAGTCGAGGAGCGAGATAAAGATTATGGATGCATCCGTTACGGTGGCGTTGgttcggcggcggagcccgtCGCCCCGGAGGTGAAGGTCTTTGATGCCGAAGAATGTATGGTGCAGTgccaggcgcgcagcgactgcACACACTTCACGTTCGACACCGCGACAAACATCTGTGCTTTGAAAGGCGGAGCACCGCAGTTTCGCAATTATGACGGCCATGTTACCGGCCCCAGGACATGCAATTCCAGTTGCTACGTTAAGGAGGTTTCTTATATAGGAGGAgcagctgcgctcgcgcctgtGGAAGCAGAGTTTCCCACCGACTGCCAGGCGATTTGTGCATCAGAAACAGCATGCCAAGTGTTCACGTGGGACAACTCAGAAAAGAAATGCTACTTCATCGGTCCGGGCTTTTCAAGGTTCAAGAAAGAAGGAATGAAAAACGCAGTTTCAGGGCCAGGCGTCTTGTGCGGTGCAGGGGGTGACCTCCGTGAGCTGGAGAGGCTTGACAAGGACTGCGGATGCGTTTCCACGGGTGAATTTGGGTCGACCGCTGATAACATGGAAGATGCAAAGGTCGCGGACTCTGTCCATTCCTGTATGCAGCGGTGCCAAGGCATGGAAAAGTGTACTCATTTCACTTTCAATGTGGTATCAAGGTTATGTTACCTAAAACAAGACAAGATGGAGCTAATTCCCCACAGTGGACTCAGAACGGGACCAAGATCCTGcgacagcagctgcttctgGAACGGGGTTGCCTATGGCACTCAGTTGTTGGTTCAGAGTCCTTCCCAGACCCGGACACCGAACGACTGTCAAGCGTTGTGCGCGTCCGATCCTCTGTGTAAGGTATTCTTTTGGTTAGCATCGACGGAGAAGTGTTACCTGAAGGGCATTGGCTTCTCCAGATCCAAGAGAACAGACGTCGATGGAGCCATCGCCGGTCCGCGTGATTTCTGCGATTTTGACACGAGCTTGCGCGAGCTAGAAGAAGCGGATGCTTCTGCGTCAGTCGACTGCATCCAAGAAGAGCGCGTTTTACCTAATTCGCCTGATTATCGCCCGCAACTGGCTTGCATTCATTCAGGTGATGTTGGATCGAAGACACCAACCATCGGGAGCGTGCAAAACGCTGAATCTGTGGAAGAGTGCCAGAACAGATGCCAGCAGACGAAAGGGTGCATCCATTTCACTTACAATAGCCATTCAGAGTCATGCCATCTCAAAGCAACACGACCACAGCTTTATAAGCATGGTGGTGATTTGACCGGTTCAAGAACGTGCGACACACGATGCCTGAAGAAGGGCATTGACTATCGAGGCGCCCCTGAAGTTGCTGAAGCCTTCTTTACCACACTGGCGAGCGATTGTCAGGTTGCGTGCGCAGCCGAGCCCAAATGTAAAGTGTTCTCGTTCTATCTAGTGACATCAATGTGTCGTTTGAGAGGCTCAGGGTTTTCGCGATACCGCGTCGAAGACGCGCCGTATGTCATCTCAGGACCGAAAGAATTTTGTGATGAAGGTGGGAACCTAAAGGAActtgaagaggaagacgcatcTCCTAAGAACCCGTCGGAGCACAGGTCTGCGTAG
- a CDS encoding hypothetical protein (encoded by transcript BESB_022710), translating into MKISWLPRHLVAAASFQEIHLLPSSRGSAFQFVDIDASLSPCCSGSGAAAATLRFQIESGGRPRAPQSEARPSRRRRRRSSSLFPLFLFLFFPIVFSIMSLLVSPALVAECRSSRAPPAAVDTKLLRAATGDTQWRGFSFPLSGLSLHADRGYENTHGLASRLPQQRRPPPRVPRRRQRRRGEPFSGAPFAEEASTDHTRELRSSLRKACSTVLSALSRFRGVRTARSPRSPLSASLSSRRLPVSFLFLTSSCSACSYAPSSLCLSPYSLFCSLEPSAPSPPRGPSFLLGRSFRLSSALRSLFHSSRTPSLPGSFASPSTAPSAACAAPASHCCLCQSSLSSRLSSPSISPSPLAPLAPSTFRLPSRGLPSWQSASTLSSTSPSRPPPSSAPSLSLAEAEAVRTESAERDSVRAAVAEREKLLSSPPSLLSSLDRVRELTGRHSTAEPIAFSASGDVKRMSSARRDAKPTSVVDSAALRETTASVVAPPSSERRSKETGRVSALSPEATGWQVLPDTEWRSYSREQFFHENNTANYEAFPETLPLALTSSKLKHLQSRQREVYQTRKATERRPGAKSWRDYLSWLPEERREDDEGFPPPPDSNIEELPIKTLVVDNETILYRQACAESPMIIDEETFERLKSKWQNRTELQRVQREEKALYDVPEEFPDADWVPLKPSLPMGRLVVDYGLVPNITLTAGGYDYIETYHDPKRNYTWSYKRWNPFKQEGELPGSRDNETGSSFDLETEQSRRYWGEEAMPPAKELDDGVFRQVTLAEEMTRGTKRTPVGMDQWQFTPVHPLGHVAQDQNFCLSALNRTLPQAREEARREAASAAALAELYARAAADGRADLVAGKGTLPLWIPLPKPGAAASTSSSSPALRGRCNLSVPEGDVRSGEDSAPSQGSAASRISRSPARLPPDSPSSDPPAGPSAVRRSAYQPLAEADIAAGERPDGMKYRQLGKSELFVSEVGLGTMTVGSPQLGRERAFQLFDYAVDSWGVNFIDTAELYPLPAVPLTYGRSEEIIGDWLAKRGPKKREELVIATKVAGRAPTTLDQTGTCLSKRQIIAAAEGSLKRLKTDYIDLFQLHWPDRYVPLQSSGDFGDVLFDPERAREQDRRDEVVPMEEQLEAISQLLREGKIRAWGLSNETPYGVCRFTDLATRVFGLPPPASVQVHYNLLCRNDVEKGFVELARPQNAGTALVAYGAFGGGILTGKYLEWLEYPTTGRMLRFPSYMKRYRGSLAARAVTAYFYLALRLNHPNLTVMALRWVLSRPFICSTVLGFTDFLQLRENLFCTTPACGALSDWAEREINFLHWKWRDALRIIQ; encoded by the exons ATGAAGATCTcctggctgccgcgccatctggtcgctgcggcgtcttttcAGGAGATTCATctgcttccttcctctcgaGGCAGCGCCTTTCAGTTCGTGGACATcgacgcctctctctcgccctgcTGCTCAGGCAGcggtgcggctgctgcgactCTTCGCTTTCAAATCGAAAGTggagggcgcccgcgggccccCCAGAGTGAGGCGAGGCCGAgtaggcgccggcggcggcgctcatCGAGCCTCTTTCCGCtatttctctttctcttctttcccaTCGTCTTCTCGATCATGTCCCTGCTGGTTTCGCCTGCCCTCGTCGCGGAGTGCcggagctcgcgggcgccacccgccgcggtcgacacgaagctgctgcgcgccgcaacTGGGGACACTCAGTGGCGTGGATtctccttccctctctcAGGTTTGTCTCTCCACGCGGATAGAGGCTACGAGAACACACACGGCCTCGCTTCCAGGCTTccccagcagcgccgccccccgccgcgcgtgcctcgGCGCAGACAGCGTAGGCGAGGCGAGCCATTCTCCGGTGCGCCTTTTGCTGAAGAAGCAAGCACGGATCACACGAgggagctgcgcagctctctCAGAAAGGCGTGCTCGACTGTGCTTTCCGCCCTTTCTCGCTTCCGTGGTGTGCGCAcagcgcgttcgcctcgctcgccgttGTCGGCGTCCCTGTCTTCACGTCGTCTGCCTGTCTCCTTTTTGTTTCTGACTTCGTCTTGCAGCGCTTGCTCGTATGCGCCCTCGAGTCTCTGCTTGAGTCCGTATTCTCTTTTTTGTTCTCTCGAGCCTTCTGCCCCGTCCCCTCCAAGAGGTCCTTCCTTTTTGTTGGGGCGGTCATTTCGTCTCAGCTCAGCGCTTCGTTCGCTGTTTCATTCGTCTCGCACCCCGTCGCTTCCTggctccttcgcgtctccaTCGACTGCTCCATCCGCGGCGTGTGCCGCACCTGCATCCCACTGCTGTCTTTGTCAGTCGTCCCTTTCTTCGCGGCTATCTTCGCCCTCTAtttctccgtctccgctggCCCCTTTGGCGCCTTCTACGTTTCGGCTCCCGTCTCGCGGCTTGCCTTCTTGGCAGTCTGCGTCGACTCTCTCCTCgacgtcgccttctcgccctccgccatcctcggcgccttcgctctccctcgccgaggcggaggccgtgCGCACGGAGTCTGCGGAGCGCGAcagcgtccgcgcggcggtggccgagcgcgagaagcttctttcttctccgccttcgctgctttCTTCGCTGGATCGCGTGCGCGAGCTCACCGGCCGCCACTCGACAGCGGAGCCcatcgccttctccgcgtctggcGACGTGAAGCGCATGAGcagtgcgcggcgcgacgcaaAACCCACATCCGTCGTCGATTCAGCAGCTCTTCGTGAGACTACGGCgtccgtcgtcgcgcctccttcctcggAGAGGCGGTCGAAGGAGACGGGCCGCGTCTCGGCTCTCTCGCCGGAGGCCACAGGCTGGCAGGTGCTACCCGACACCGAGTGGCGGAGCTACTCGAGGGAGCAGTTTTTTCACGAAAACAACACCGCGAACTACGAAGCGTTCCCCGAGACgttgcctctcgcgctgaCGAGCTCAAAGCTCAAGCATCTGCAGTCCAGACAGCGCGAAGTCTACCAAACGCGCAAGGCCACGGAGAGGCGCCCAGGGGCCAAGTCCTGGCGAGACTACCTCTCCTGGCTGCCGGAGGAGCGCAGGGAGGACGATGAAGGCTTTCCGCCCCCCCCTGACTCCAACATCGAAGAACTGCCGATCAAAACGCTCGTTGTCGACAACGAGACAATCCTCTACCGGCAG GCGTGTGCAGAGTCGCCGATGATTATCGACGAGGAAACCTTCGAAAGGCTGAAGAGCAAGTGGCAGAACCGGAccgagctgcagcgagtTCAACGAG aggagaaggcccTCTACGACGTTCCGGAGGAATTTCCCGACGCGGACTGGGTTCCTCTGAAGCCCAGCTTGCCGATGGGCCGTCTGGTGGTGGACTACGGGCTCGTTC CAAACATCACTCTGACTGCAGGGGGATACGACTACATCGAGACCTACCACGACCCGAAGAGGAACTACACCTGGTCATATAAGCGGTGGAATCCCTTCAAGCAAGAAGGC GAATTGCCGGGGTCGCGTGACAATGAGACCGGCTCTAGCTTTGACCTGGAGACCGAACAAAGCAGACGCTACTGGGGCGAAGAAGCCATGCCACCCGCGAAGGAGCTCGACGATGGAGTCTTTCGGCAGGTGACTCTTGCAGAGGAGATGACGCGAG GCACGAAGCGCACACCCGTCGGGATGGATCAGTGGCAGTTTACGCCCGTCCACCCGCTCGGGCACGTTGCGCAGGACCAGAACTTTTGCCTTTCAGCGCTCAATCGGACGCTGCCCCAAGCGCGGGAGGAGGCTaggcgagaggccgcgtctgccgccgctctcgccgaaCTGTACGCCAGGGCTgccgccgacggccgcgcagatTTGGTTGCAGGGAAGGGGACGTTGCCCTTGTGGATCCCCCTGCCGAAGCCAGGTGCCGCTGCTTCGACTTCGTCTTCGTCACctgctctgcgcggccgttGCAATCTTTCCGTGCCCGAGGGGGACGTGCGGAGCGGCGAGGactcggcgccctcgcaaggcagcgcagcgagccgcaTCAGCCGATCTCcagcgcggcttccgccagattcgccttcgtctgaCCCGCCGGCTGGGCCGTCGGCTG TGCGCCGAAGCGCGTACCAGCCCCTGGCTGAGGCGGATATCGCCGCTGGAGAACGCCCCGACGGCATGAAGTATCGCCAACTGGGCAAGAGCGAGTTGTTTGTGTCAGAAGTTGGCTTGGGGACCATGACGGTAGGCAGTCCACAGCTGGGGCGGGAGAGAGCGTTTCAGCTGTTTGACTACGCTGTTGACTCCTGGGGTGTGAATTTCATCGACACTGCCGAGCTCTACCCTCTCCCTGCTGTTCCGCTCACTTAcgggcgcagcgaggagatTATTGGAGACTGGTTGGCCAAGCGAGGGCccaagaagagagaggaactcGTTATCGCGACCAAAGTAGCTGGACG GGCCCCCACCACGCTAGACCAGACCGGGACGTGTCTGTCAAAACGGCAAATTATCGCAGCGGCCGAGGGAAGTCTGAAGCGCCTGAAGACGGACTACATCGATCTTTTCCAGCTGCACTGGCCAGACCGATACGTTCCCCTGCAGAGCAGCGGAGACTTCGGCGACGTCCTCTTCGATCCAGAG cgcgcccgtGAGCAAGACAGACGCGACGAGGTGGTTCCAATGGAGGAGCAACTGGAGGCTATCAGCCAGCTACTTCGAGAAGGAAAA ATTCGGGCTTGGGGGCTAAGCAACGAGACACCCTACGGCGTTTGCCGCTTCACTGACCTGGCTACGCGCGTGTTCGGACTTCCGCCTCCAGCGTCGGTCCAAGTCCACTACAATCTTCTCTGCCGGAATGATGTCGAGAAGGGCTTTGTGGAGCTTGCGAGGCCTCAAAACGCGG GTACTGCACTCGTTGCCTACGGTGCTTTCGGAGGCGGTATTCTGACTGGAAAATACTTGGAGTGGTTGGAGTACCCCACAACCGGGCGCATGCTTCGGTTTCCCTCTTACATGAAGCGGTACAG GGGTTCGCTCGCCGCAAGGGCCGTTACAGCATATTTTTATCTGGCACTCCGACTCAATCACCCGAATCTCACGGTGATGGCGCTCCGCTGGGTTCTCTCGCGTCCCTTCATCTGCTCAACG GTGCTGGGGTTCACAGATTTCCTCCAACTGCGCGAGAATCTCTTCTGTACCACGCCGGCGTGCGGTGCACTCAGCGACTGGGCAGAGCGCGAAATAAACTTCCTGCACTGGAAGtggagagacgcgctgcGAATCATTCAGTAA